One window of Akkermansia biwaensis genomic DNA carries:
- a CDS encoding type B 50S ribosomal protein L31: MKKDIHPQYNPVVFVDISTGRRFVTRSTTRSAKTEVIDGVEHFVISCGITSDSHPFFTGKNQFVDTEGRIDKFQKRFGSVRRSGGKPKLNK; the protein is encoded by the coding sequence AAAGATATCCATCCCCAGTACAATCCGGTTGTCTTTGTCGACATCTCCACCGGCCGCCGTTTCGTGACCCGTTCCACCACCCGTTCCGCAAAGACGGAAGTTATCGACGGGGTTGAGCATTTCGTGATTTCCTGCGGTATCACCTCCGATTCCCACCCGTTCTTCACCGGCAAGAACCAGTTTGTGGACACCGAAGGCCGCATCGACAAGTTCCAGAAGCGTTTCGGCTCCGTCCGCCGCAGCGGCGGCAAGCCCAAGCTCAACAAGTAA